The Micromonospora sp. M71_S20 genome has a window encoding:
- a CDS encoding DUF559 domain-containing protein: protein MNSVLRALVDRNGGLVTRHAAVQVLPRWVLEDASRSGRLFRLLPGVYVDAALVDGVESAPPLARVAPALARRAAVAYTGGRGALSHLTALDVWKLRRQLPGEPLHLDVPIGAGLRSGPHLVVHHRRSFAPEPPHVLVRDGEPVTRLDRTLVDAWPLLPPADRPATLIRAVNDRLTTPQRIAAALATAPKLADRAALRGLLDRLAAGCRSPLEIWGHDHVFVGPGMPAFRRQVRAQLGGRVIYLDLFAEAELVDIELDGATTHADRREREIDLRRDALLAARGVLVVRFSHRRLLHEPDEVRRDTLAILATRRGTSRPTPDWSDEPQVE from the coding sequence GTGAACTCCGTGCTGCGGGCCCTGGTCGACCGCAACGGCGGGCTCGTCACCCGACACGCTGCCGTGCAGGTACTCCCGCGCTGGGTGCTGGAGGACGCGTCGCGTTCCGGACGCCTGTTCCGGCTTCTGCCCGGGGTCTACGTGGACGCCGCCCTGGTCGACGGCGTGGAGAGCGCGCCGCCGCTGGCCCGGGTCGCTCCCGCCCTGGCTCGGCGGGCGGCTGTGGCCTACACGGGCGGGCGTGGTGCGCTGAGTCACCTCACCGCTCTGGACGTGTGGAAGTTGCGCCGTCAGCTGCCTGGCGAGCCCCTACACCTGGACGTGCCGATCGGTGCGGGGCTGCGCAGCGGACCGCACCTGGTCGTACACCATCGTCGGTCCTTCGCCCCGGAGCCACCCCATGTGCTGGTACGCGACGGCGAGCCGGTTACCCGGTTGGACCGGACGCTCGTCGACGCCTGGCCGCTGCTGCCCCCGGCGGACCGGCCGGCGACCCTGATCAGGGCGGTCAACGACCGCCTGACCACCCCGCAGCGGATCGCCGCCGCGTTGGCGACCGCGCCGAAGCTCGCGGATCGTGCCGCACTACGTGGGCTGCTGGACCGGCTCGCCGCCGGCTGCCGCAGTCCGTTGGAGATCTGGGGGCACGACCACGTTTTCGTCGGGCCGGGAATGCCGGCGTTCCGACGACAGGTGCGGGCGCAGCTGGGCGGACGGGTGATCTACCTCGACCTGTTCGCCGAGGCCGAACTCGTCGACATCGAACTGGACGGCGCGACGACCCATGCCGACAGGCGGGAACGCGAGATCGACCTGCGACGCGACGCACTGTTGGCGGCTCGGGGCGTTCTCGTCGTCCGCTTCAGCCACCGCCGACTGCTTCACGAGCCCGACGAGGTGCGTCGCGACACGCTCGCCATCCTCGCGACCCGCCGCGGGACCTCACGCCCGACCCCGGACTGGAGCGACGAACCTCAGGTCGAATGA
- a CDS encoding HNH endonuclease, whose protein sequence is MKAFVGVTDEKWYRFLAARPELNEVNFWRPSGGGFRALTAGEPFFFKAHHPLNRVIGGGFFSGFTQLRISEAWELFGEANGASSIDEMRRSVGRYRRQPIAPDEDPVIGCIFVRDASFFPDESTVGPPPEFKSNVVQGKTYDLADPAWGDYFELLIHRLIGTTVELDLSESWHRPGPVYGDPRLVPQRLGQQSFKAVVLGAYGRRCAITGNRVQPVLQAAHIRPLPKGGEHRLDNGLLLKSDVHILFDKGYLGVDPKYRLMVSPRLRSEFGNGDQFYAKAGEQIAVPDRRADRPNTEFLEWHLDSVYKAA, encoded by the coding sequence GTGAAGGCCTTCGTGGGGGTCACGGATGAGAAGTGGTACCGCTTCCTGGCGGCCCGTCCCGAGCTGAACGAGGTCAACTTCTGGCGACCTTCGGGCGGTGGGTTTCGGGCCCTCACGGCTGGCGAACCCTTCTTCTTCAAGGCCCACCACCCCCTCAACCGCGTCATCGGTGGCGGCTTCTTCAGCGGCTTCACTCAGCTGCGGATCTCCGAGGCATGGGAGTTGTTCGGAGAGGCCAACGGCGCGAGCAGCATCGACGAGATGCGCCGCAGCGTCGGCCGCTACCGAAGGCAGCCGATCGCGCCCGACGAGGATCCCGTCATCGGCTGCATCTTCGTGCGTGACGCCAGCTTCTTCCCCGACGAGTCCACCGTTGGCCCGCCGCCCGAGTTCAAGTCGAACGTGGTGCAGGGCAAGACGTACGACCTCGCGGATCCCGCCTGGGGCGACTACTTCGAACTGCTGATCCACCGCCTGATCGGCACGACTGTCGAACTCGACCTGAGCGAATCCTGGCATCGGCCCGGCCCGGTCTACGGAGATCCACGGTTGGTGCCCCAACGGCTGGGCCAGCAGTCGTTCAAGGCCGTTGTGCTCGGGGCGTACGGCCGACGCTGCGCAATCACCGGCAACAGGGTGCAACCGGTATTGCAGGCCGCGCACATCCGACCGCTGCCGAAGGGCGGCGAGCACCGCCTGGACAATGGCCTGCTCCTGAAGTCGGACGTGCACATTCTCTTCGACAAGGGCTATTTGGGAGTGGATCCCAAGTACCGGCTCATGGTCAGCCCTCGACTTCGCAGCGAGTTCGGCAACGGCGACCAGTTCTATGCCAAGGCGGGCGAGCAGATAGCTGTTCCAGATCGCCGTGCCGACCGACCGAACACGGAGTTCCTGGAATGGCACCTCGACAGCGTCTACAAGGCGGCCTGA
- a CDS encoding SpoIIE family protein phosphatase: MDSKQRVGPAGAGAAVDDLFAGDDETSAAHRATDWAATALGPVENWPPELCAAVRTVLPSKIPMLLWWGTELVQIFNHAYTPVLGDKYPAAVGQPGARCWAEVWTELGPLTDQVLAGRGATYAENQLLLLNRHGYLEETYWTFSYSPVRAGHGQVPGVFVATTDVTARVLGDRRLETLRELGSISIAAADTTRDAARAAARVLTGSPADLPAVMIYLRPEGATPGDDSDPTGPGPDGSRGSEADELVLAASVGVADDTAAAAGWLAQIAEVARTGRPARVRGVALPGDPRAGAGAVVGVPVDEVVVLPLLATGQARPAGVLVAGISPFRELDEAYRGFLDLVANRVSTALSDVLAYEAQRRRAAALAELDAAKTEFFTDVSHELRTPLTLIAGPVRESLADRREPLPPGQRERLELVHRNTGRLRKLVNDMLDFARLEGGRLDAERVETDLPALTAGVAESFAYAMRQAGLAYRVDVEALPRTAYVDRDMWEKVVVNLLSNALKYTLAGSVRLRLRGDGERVTLTVDDTGVGVPADQQPLLFHRFHRVRGAGGRSHEGTGIGLALVQEMVHLHGGEVRVRSVEGEGSTFTVRLPYGRPTATTSRRERIHEPAHEAYVAEALHWLPEAAPAHPERTDDDARDAATVLVVDDNADLRAFLASLLAPHHRVVVAADGREALDRIAERVPDLVLTDVMMPRLDGFGLVRALRADRRTAGLPIIVLSARAGEEAAVEGLRTGADDYLAKPFSSEELLARVGAHLELARLRNEEATWRAALIESLQDAFAVVDADGALVEANEAFCRLVGASRLAAPVAPPHPWWPEADAAPADRRLLIDVLCTARGSGRGRVTLPLRHADGRRIWAEAVYNSLREPRTGRRLYVATLRDVTAEVRAAARQSALTALSGRLARATDVAEVLDAGLSELCTLLDGTRGLAVCADAAGTPLVVTQGLTLTRQVQRALDGLAAEGEPQLVVDDAGRVTALGARIEPGGAPGGVWLELEPPRSVPTVDRPLVRQLCAALAQALVRARAFETQRTVALAMQRAMLGPVDLPAGFATRYQPAVAPLEVGGDWYDVVQLPGDLVGVVVGDVVGRGLPAATVMGQLRSASRALLLQAKSPAEVLCALDDFARMVPGGACTTVFCAIIDRSLGVLRYSSAGHPPGILVHPDGSADLLTRAGSVPLASVAVPGRPEAGAQLQPGSTLLLYTDGLIERRRELIDAGISRAVAALTQGRELPEGALADRMVRDLLPDTRNDDVAVLVYRHREPAVFAAALTADPGQLAPTRQALREWLTGLGIGETDVDAVLIAAGEACANAIEHGYRFAPDASVTVRGRLRADRLEMVVSDTGGWREATPDDSERGRGRLIMARLMDEAAVAGSAEGTTVRLVKRVSGT; this comes from the coding sequence GTGGATTCGAAGCAACGCGTCGGACCGGCGGGCGCCGGGGCGGCCGTCGACGATCTCTTCGCCGGTGACGACGAGACCAGCGCCGCGCACCGGGCAACCGACTGGGCCGCCACCGCCCTGGGTCCGGTGGAGAACTGGCCGCCGGAGCTGTGCGCGGCGGTACGCACCGTGCTGCCGTCGAAGATCCCGATGCTGTTGTGGTGGGGCACCGAGCTGGTGCAGATCTTCAACCACGCGTACACCCCGGTGCTCGGCGACAAGTACCCGGCCGCGGTCGGCCAGCCGGGCGCACGGTGCTGGGCGGAGGTCTGGACCGAGTTGGGCCCGCTCACCGACCAGGTGCTCGCCGGCCGGGGCGCCACCTACGCGGAGAACCAACTGCTCCTGCTCAACCGGCACGGCTACCTGGAGGAGACGTACTGGACCTTCTCCTACAGCCCGGTGCGCGCCGGGCACGGCCAGGTCCCCGGTGTCTTCGTGGCCACCACCGACGTCACCGCCCGGGTGCTGGGTGACCGGCGGCTGGAGACGCTGCGCGAGCTGGGCTCGATCTCCATCGCGGCGGCGGACACCACCCGCGACGCCGCCCGGGCGGCCGCCCGGGTCCTCACCGGCAGCCCGGCCGACCTGCCCGCCGTGATGATCTACCTGCGTCCGGAGGGCGCGACGCCGGGCGACGACAGCGACCCGACCGGCCCCGGACCGGACGGCAGCCGAGGCTCCGAGGCGGACGAGCTGGTGCTGGCCGCCTCGGTCGGCGTGGCCGACGACACCGCCGCGGCGGCCGGGTGGCTGGCACAGATCGCCGAGGTGGCGCGCACCGGACGCCCCGCGCGGGTCCGGGGAGTGGCCCTGCCGGGCGACCCCCGCGCCGGGGCCGGGGCGGTCGTCGGGGTGCCGGTGGACGAGGTGGTGGTGCTGCCCCTGCTGGCGACCGGGCAGGCTCGCCCGGCCGGCGTGCTGGTCGCCGGCATCAGCCCCTTCCGGGAACTGGACGAGGCGTACCGCGGGTTCCTCGACCTGGTGGCCAACCGGGTCTCGACGGCGCTGAGCGACGTGCTGGCGTACGAGGCGCAGCGACGCCGGGCCGCGGCGCTGGCCGAACTGGACGCGGCGAAGACGGAGTTCTTCACCGACGTCAGCCACGAGCTGCGCACCCCGCTGACGCTGATCGCCGGCCCGGTGCGGGAGAGCCTCGCCGACCGGCGCGAACCACTCCCGCCGGGCCAACGCGAGCGCCTGGAGCTGGTGCACCGCAACACCGGCCGGCTGCGCAAGCTGGTCAACGACATGCTCGACTTCGCCCGCCTGGAGGGCGGCCGGCTGGACGCGGAACGGGTGGAGACCGACCTTCCGGCGCTCACCGCCGGCGTCGCCGAGTCGTTCGCGTACGCGATGCGCCAGGCCGGGCTGGCCTACCGGGTCGACGTCGAGGCGCTGCCGCGCACCGCGTACGTGGACCGCGACATGTGGGAGAAGGTGGTCGTCAACCTGCTCTCCAACGCCCTGAAGTACACCCTGGCCGGGTCGGTGCGGCTACGGCTGCGTGGCGACGGCGAGCGCGTCACGCTGACCGTCGACGACACCGGCGTCGGCGTCCCCGCCGACCAGCAGCCGCTGCTGTTCCACCGCTTCCACCGCGTACGCGGCGCCGGCGGCCGGTCGCACGAGGGCACCGGCATCGGGTTGGCGCTGGTGCAGGAGATGGTCCACCTGCACGGCGGCGAGGTCCGCGTGCGCTCGGTCGAGGGCGAGGGCTCGACGTTCACCGTCCGCCTGCCGTACGGCCGGCCCACCGCCACGACCAGCCGCCGCGAGCGGATCCACGAGCCGGCCCACGAGGCGTACGTCGCCGAGGCCCTGCACTGGCTGCCGGAGGCCGCGCCCGCCCACCCCGAGCGGACCGACGACGACGCCCGGGACGCCGCGACGGTGCTGGTGGTGGACGACAACGCCGACCTGCGCGCGTTCCTCGCGAGCCTGCTCGCGCCCCACCACCGGGTGGTCGTCGCGGCCGACGGTCGGGAGGCGCTCGACCGGATCGCCGAGCGGGTGCCGGACCTGGTGCTGACCGACGTGATGATGCCCCGCCTGGACGGCTTCGGGCTGGTCCGGGCGCTGCGCGCCGACCGGCGTACGGCCGGGCTGCCGATCATCGTGCTCTCCGCGCGCGCCGGTGAGGAGGCGGCGGTGGAGGGGCTGCGGACCGGGGCCGACGACTACCTGGCCAAGCCGTTCTCCTCGGAGGAACTGCTGGCGCGGGTGGGCGCGCACCTGGAGCTGGCGCGGTTGCGCAACGAGGAGGCGACCTGGCGGGCGGCGCTGATCGAGTCGTTGCAGGACGCGTTCGCCGTGGTCGACGCCGACGGCGCGCTGGTCGAGGCGAACGAGGCGTTCTGCCGCCTGGTCGGCGCCTCCCGGCTGGCGGCGCCGGTCGCGCCGCCGCACCCGTGGTGGCCGGAGGCCGACGCCGCGCCCGCCGACCGGCGGCTGCTGATCGACGTGCTGTGCACCGCGCGGGGCTCCGGCCGAGGTCGGGTCACCCTGCCGCTGCGGCACGCCGACGGGCGGCGGATCTGGGCCGAGGCGGTCTACAACTCGCTGCGCGAGCCGCGTACCGGCCGCCGCCTCTACGTCGCCACGCTGCGCGACGTGACCGCCGAGGTCCGCGCCGCCGCCCGGCAGTCCGCCCTGACCGCGCTCTCCGGCCGCCTCGCCCGCGCCACCGACGTGGCCGAGGTGCTCGACGCCGGCCTGTCCGAGCTGTGCACCCTGCTGGACGGCACCCGCGGCCTGGCGGTTTGCGCCGACGCCGCCGGCACACCGCTCGTGGTGACCCAGGGCCTGACGCTGACCCGGCAGGTGCAGCGGGCGCTCGACGGGCTGGCCGCGGAGGGCGAGCCGCAGCTCGTCGTCGACGACGCCGGCCGGGTGACCGCGCTCGGGGCGCGCATCGAGCCGGGCGGGGCGCCCGGCGGGGTGTGGCTGGAGCTGGAGCCGCCCCGGTCGGTGCCGACCGTGGACCGGCCGCTCGTGCGACAGCTCTGCGCGGCGCTGGCCCAGGCGCTGGTCCGCGCGCGGGCCTTCGAGACCCAGCGCACGGTGGCCCTGGCCATGCAGCGGGCGATGCTCGGTCCGGTCGACCTGCCGGCCGGGTTCGCGACCCGCTACCAGCCGGCGGTGGCGCCGCTGGAGGTGGGCGGCGACTGGTACGACGTGGTCCAGCTCCCCGGCGACCTCGTGGGCGTGGTGGTGGGCGACGTGGTGGGGCGGGGCCTGCCCGCCGCCACCGTGATGGGCCAGCTGCGCAGCGCCTCGCGCGCCCTGCTCCTGCAGGCCAAGAGCCCCGCCGAGGTGCTCTGCGCGCTGGACGACTTCGCCCGGATGGTGCCCGGCGGCGCCTGCACCACCGTCTTCTGCGCCATCATCGACCGCTCGCTGGGCGTGCTCCGCTACTCCTCGGCGGGCCACCCGCCGGGCATCCTGGTGCACCCGGACGGCTCCGCCGACCTGCTGACCCGCGCCGGCTCGGTGCCGCTGGCCAGCGTCGCGGTGCCCGGCCGGCCCGAGGCCGGAGCGCAGCTGCAACCCGGTTCGACGCTGCTGCTCTACACGGACGGGCTGATCGAGCGACGACGGGAACTGATCGACGCCGGCATCTCCCGGGCGGTCGCCGCGCTCACCCAGGGCCGCGAGCTGCCCGAGGGCGCGCTGGCCGACCGGATGGTCCGGGACCTGCTGCCCGACACCCGCAACGACGACGTGGCGGTGCTGGTCTACCGGCACCGGGAGCCGGCGGTCTTCGCCGCGGCGCTGACCGCCGACCCGGGGCAGCTCGCGCCGACGCGGCAGGCGCTGCGGGAGTGGCTGACCGGCCTCGGCATCGGCGAGACCGACGTCGACGCGGTGCTGATCGCGGCCGGCGAGGCGTGCGCCAACGCGATCGAGCACGGTTACCGGTTCGCCCCGGACGCGTCGGTCACCGTCCGGGGGCGGCTGCGCGCCGACCGGCTGGAGATGGTGGTCAGCGACACCGGCGGATGGCGGGAGGCGACCCCCGACGACAGCGAGCGCGGCCGTGGCCGGCTGATCATGGCCCGGTTGATGGACGAGGCCGCCGTCGCCGGCAGCGCCGAGGGCACGACCGTACGCCTGGTCAAGCGCGTCTCCGGCACCTGA
- a CDS encoding AraC family transcriptional regulator: MDPLSGLLDGPRARGAFLLRSMLDPPFALRIEDRAPLTVVALVRGTAWVVPDDGAPAALGPGDVAVLRGPDGYLVADDPATAPQVVVHPGQRCTTLRGEPLAEVMTLGVRTWGTGADGPTVLLTGTYQLPGELGRRLLTALPPLLVVGGEDRSDPLVSLLADEVTRDAPGQEVVLDRLLDLVLIAALRTWFARPGAAPAWYVAAADPVVGPALRLLRNDPARPWTVAALAAEVGVSRAALARRFTELVGEPPMTFLTGWRLALAADLLREPDATLGAVAREVGYGSPFALSSAFRRVHGVSPRDHRLAR, translated from the coding sequence GTGGATCCGCTGAGCGGGCTGCTGGATGGGCCTCGGGCCCGGGGCGCCTTCCTGCTCCGGTCGATGCTCGATCCGCCGTTCGCGCTGCGGATCGAGGACCGCGCCCCGCTGACCGTGGTGGCCCTGGTCCGCGGCACGGCGTGGGTGGTCCCCGACGACGGCGCGCCGGCCGCGCTCGGGCCGGGCGACGTGGCGGTGCTGCGGGGACCGGACGGCTATCTCGTGGCCGACGACCCGGCCACCGCGCCGCAGGTCGTCGTCCACCCCGGGCAGCGGTGCACCACGCTGCGGGGCGAGCCTCTGGCCGAGGTGATGACGCTGGGCGTACGCACCTGGGGCACGGGCGCGGACGGCCCCACGGTGCTGCTGACGGGCACCTACCAGCTGCCCGGCGAGCTGGGCCGGCGACTGCTGACCGCCCTGCCGCCCCTGCTGGTGGTCGGCGGCGAGGACCGGAGCGACCCGCTGGTGTCCCTGCTCGCCGACGAGGTCACCCGGGACGCGCCCGGCCAGGAGGTGGTCCTCGACCGGCTGCTCGACCTGGTGCTGATCGCCGCGCTGCGGACGTGGTTCGCCCGCCCCGGCGCCGCGCCCGCCTGGTACGTCGCCGCCGCCGACCCGGTCGTCGGCCCGGCGCTGCGGCTGCTGCGCAACGATCCGGCCCGGCCCTGGACCGTCGCCGCCCTCGCCGCCGAGGTGGGCGTCTCCCGGGCAGCGCTGGCCCGCCGCTTCACGGAGCTGGTCGGCGAGCCGCCGATGACGTTCCTGACCGGGTGGCGGCTGGCGCTCGCCGCCGACCTGCTCCGCGAGCCCGACGCCACCCTGGGCGCAGTCGCCCGCGAGGTGGGCTACGGCAGCCCTTTCGCGCTGAGCAGCGCGTTCCGTCGGGTCCACGGCGTCAGCCCCCGCGACCACCGGCTCGCCCGCTGA
- a CDS encoding alpha/beta hydrolase gives MAEPAPPHRQPEENFRHGRLAARPAPPTTLAAAGLASLTDPRGAALAMVYAPEPVDGPPYRLVLLLHGAGGSARQGLDLLLPVADAHRLLLVAPQAVASSWDLIGGEGFGTDVRRIDGLLATVFAGYPVARVAFGGFSDGASYALSLGLTNGDLVDAVVAFSPGFAAPLVTHGRPRVYVSHGARDPVLPVDVCSRRLVPRLRSLGYDVTYDEFPGPHEIPPPIRTRATTWLTT, from the coding sequence GTGGCCGAGCCCGCGCCGCCGCACCGGCAGCCGGAGGAGAACTTCCGGCACGGCCGGCTCGCCGCGCGTCCGGCGCCGCCGACCACCCTGGCCGCCGCCGGGCTGGCGTCGCTGACCGACCCACGGGGCGCCGCGCTGGCGATGGTGTACGCCCCGGAGCCGGTCGACGGCCCCCCGTACCGGCTGGTGCTGCTCCTGCACGGGGCCGGCGGCTCGGCCCGGCAGGGGCTGGACCTGCTGCTGCCGGTCGCCGACGCGCACCGCCTGCTGCTGGTCGCCCCGCAGGCGGTGGCGAGCAGCTGGGACCTGATCGGCGGCGAGGGCTTCGGTACGGACGTACGGCGCATCGACGGCCTGCTGGCCACGGTCTTCGCCGGCTACCCCGTGGCGCGGGTGGCGTTCGGCGGGTTCTCCGACGGCGCCTCGTACGCCCTCTCCCTGGGCCTGACCAACGGCGACCTGGTCGACGCGGTGGTGGCCTTCTCCCCCGGTTTCGCCGCGCCGCTGGTCACCCACGGCCGGCCCCGGGTCTACGTCTCGCACGGCGCGCGGGACCCGGTCCTGCCGGTGGACGTGTGCAGCCGCCGCCTGGTCCCCCGCCTGCGCTCCCTCGGCTACGACGTCACCTACGACGAGTTCCCGGGCCCCCACGAGATCCCCCCGCCCATCCGCACCCGCGCCACCACCTGGCTGACCACCTGA